Proteins encoded together in one Thermomonospora curvata DSM 43183 window:
- a CDS encoding acyl-CoA dehydrogenase family protein: MDFNLDPTQRELRDLAADLLGREASTARLDAHDAGDAPFEAGIWKAMGQAGLLGACLPEETGGAGQGPVEMAVILREVGAHVAPVPAYASLALAAVPIAAHGTPDQRALLSRLADAETVLTGAWREAGPIGQVTATARRDGDGYVLEGVKTFVPYAEQAACILVPARVDGADVGVFLVEPGAVELSRHPAATGEPMSRLALGGVRVGSDALLGGTADGAAWRTLQSSAIAGAVATVSGVIAGALKITTDYVKTREQFGRALAQFQAVTMQVADVYIAARALDVAMWAGVWRLAAGLPDAEEILSVAAYNACDPVLKALYTCQHLHGGIGLDITYPLHRYFAWGKHYAHLLGGAEAQLDAIGDAVAASS, encoded by the coding sequence GTGGATTTCAATCTCGACCCCACCCAGCGGGAACTGCGGGACCTGGCCGCCGACCTGCTGGGGCGCGAGGCGTCCACCGCGCGGCTGGACGCCCACGACGCCGGGGACGCCCCGTTTGAGGCGGGGATCTGGAAGGCGATGGGCCAGGCCGGGCTGCTGGGGGCCTGCCTGCCGGAGGAGACGGGCGGGGCCGGGCAGGGACCGGTCGAGATGGCGGTGATCCTGCGGGAGGTCGGCGCCCACGTCGCACCCGTCCCCGCCTACGCCTCGCTGGCGCTGGCCGCCGTCCCCATTGCCGCGCACGGCACGCCTGACCAGCGCGCGCTGCTGTCCCGCCTGGCCGACGCCGAGACCGTGCTCACCGGCGCCTGGCGCGAGGCGGGCCCCATCGGGCAGGTCACCGCGACCGCCCGCCGCGACGGCGACGGCTACGTGCTGGAGGGCGTCAAGACCTTCGTCCCCTATGCCGAGCAGGCCGCCTGCATCCTGGTGCCCGCCCGGGTGGACGGCGCCGACGTCGGGGTGTTCCTGGTCGAGCCGGGCGCCGTCGAGCTCAGCAGGCACCCGGCGGCCACCGGCGAGCCGATGTCGCGCCTGGCGCTGGGCGGGGTGCGGGTGGGCTCCGACGCCCTGCTCGGCGGGACGGCCGACGGCGCGGCCTGGCGGACGCTGCAAAGCTCGGCGATCGCCGGGGCCGTGGCGACCGTCTCCGGGGTCATCGCCGGCGCGTTGAAGATCACCACCGACTACGTCAAGACCCGCGAGCAGTTCGGCCGCGCGCTGGCCCAGTTCCAGGCGGTCACCATGCAGGTCGCCGACGTCTACATCGCCGCGCGGGCGCTGGATGTGGCGATGTGGGCGGGCGTGTGGCGGCTGGCCGCCGGCCTTCCCGACGCTGAAGAGATCCTGTCCGTGGCCGCCTACAACGCCTGCGACCCGGTGCTCAAGGCGCTCTACACCTGCCAGCACCTGCACGGCGGCATCGGGCTGGACATCACCTACCCGCTGCACCGGTACTTCGCCTGGGGCAAGCACTACGCCCACCTCCTCGGTGGGGCCGAGGCCCAACTGGACGCCATCGGCGACGCCGTCGCCGCAAGCAGCTAG
- a CDS encoding Uma2 family endonuclease produces MSIATVSEHQVVLPDTAYAMWQRGELRDFLSLPHDHTRLEIIGGKIVVSPAPRAGHGRIVRGIYNAFRDAQVADRQFPWDCAPLLDLNMTETSEGYCPDLMVMRAEVLAALEDADDRHAHPDHVEMVVEVTSPSNAGNDREPAERDAVSKWNGYARAEIPYYLLIDRDPKAPLITLYSIPDPAVGAYLHKETWEFGQTIVLEHFGVEIDTRDWRPWND; encoded by the coding sequence GTGAGCATCGCCACCGTCAGCGAACACCAAGTCGTGCTGCCCGACACGGCCTACGCCATGTGGCAGCGCGGCGAGCTTCGTGACTTTCTGAGCCTCCCCCATGATCACACCAGGCTTGAAATCATCGGAGGAAAGATCGTCGTGTCGCCAGCCCCCCGCGCCGGGCACGGCCGAATCGTCAGAGGGATCTATAACGCGTTCAGGGACGCCCAAGTGGCCGACCGGCAGTTTCCGTGGGACTGCGCCCCGCTTCTCGACCTCAATATGACCGAGACCAGCGAAGGCTACTGTCCCGATCTCATGGTCATGCGGGCGGAGGTCCTCGCCGCTCTCGAAGACGCCGACGACAGGCACGCCCATCCCGACCACGTGGAAATGGTCGTGGAGGTCACCTCGCCCTCCAATGCGGGCAATGACCGGGAACCGGCAGAGCGCGACGCGGTCTCCAAGTGGAACGGTTACGCCCGGGCGGAGATCCCCTACTACCTGCTGATCGACCGGGACCCGAAGGCCCCGCTGATCACCCTGTACTCGATTCCGGACCCGGCCGTCGGCGCCTACCTGCACAAGGAGACCTGGGAGTTCGGCCAGACCATCGTCCTGGAGCACTTCGGCGTCGAGATCGACACCCGCGACTGGCGTCCCTGGAACGACTGA
- the egtA gene encoding ergothioneine biosynthesis glutamate--cysteine ligase EgtA, whose product MSRLTVQDLYEHTRGVCFKTGPPGKVGAETEWLVIDPADPAAHVPLERVRAAAEAGGPLPGRSVITYEPGGQLELSSRVCDGLADLHEALSQDLASVRARLAADGLDLVGRGVDPLRRPRLQAAHPRYRCMYDYFAGGGYRETGATMMCSTASVQVCLDIGADPADALRRWRLAHALGPVLVAAFANSPLRAGRRTGLRSTRQAIWAALDPCRTRPVLEAGTGPADPCRAWTRYAIDAPVMLTRPRPGTSDGWTGAPGMTFGEWMDKGEPCLDDFAYHLSTLFPPVRPRGWLELRMIDALPLRYWPVPVAVATALLDDPQAGRIAEDAARPVAGRWGAAARHALTDPALALAARRCFAAALQALPRLGAAELVPLVADYARRYVERGRCPADDPADPAV is encoded by the coding sequence ATGAGCCGGCTGACCGTCCAAGATCTTTATGAGCACACCCGCGGGGTCTGCTTCAAAACCGGCCCGCCCGGGAAAGTCGGCGCCGAGACCGAGTGGCTGGTGATCGACCCCGCCGATCCGGCCGCGCACGTCCCCCTGGAACGGGTGCGCGCGGCCGCAGAGGCCGGCGGCCCGCTGCCGGGCCGCAGCGTCATCACCTACGAGCCGGGCGGCCAGCTGGAACTCAGCTCCCGGGTGTGCGACGGGCTGGCGGACCTGCATGAGGCGCTGTCCCAAGACCTGGCGAGCGTGCGCGCCCGGCTCGCCGCCGACGGACTGGACCTGGTCGGCCGGGGCGTGGACCCGCTGCGCCGCCCCCGCCTGCAGGCCGCCCACCCCCGCTACCGCTGCATGTACGACTACTTCGCCGGCGGCGGCTACCGGGAGACCGGGGCGACCATGATGTGCAGCACCGCCTCCGTCCAGGTCTGCCTGGACATCGGCGCCGACCCCGCCGACGCGCTGCGCCGCTGGCGCCTGGCGCACGCCCTCGGCCCGGTGCTGGTGGCCGCGTTCGCCAACTCCCCGCTGCGCGCCGGGCGCCGCACCGGATTGCGCTCCACCCGGCAGGCCATCTGGGCCGCGCTCGACCCCTGCCGCACCCGCCCCGTCCTGGAGGCGGGCACCGGCCCGGCCGACCCCTGCCGGGCCTGGACCCGCTACGCCATCGACGCCCCCGTCATGCTGACCCGCCCCCGCCCGGGAACCTCCGACGGCTGGACCGGCGCCCCCGGCATGACCTTCGGCGAGTGGATGGACAAAGGCGAACCCTGCCTGGACGACTTCGCCTACCACCTGTCCACGCTGTTCCCGCCGGTGCGCCCGCGCGGCTGGCTGGAACTGCGCATGATCGACGCGCTGCCGCTGCGGTACTGGCCGGTCCCGGTCGCCGTCGCCACCGCGCTGCTGGACGACCCGCAGGCCGGCCGCATCGCCGAGGACGCCGCCCGCCCGGTGGCCGGACGCTGGGGCGCGGCCGCCCGCCACGCGCTGACCGACCCGGCGCTGGCCCTGGCCGCCCGCCGCTGCTTCGCCGCCGCGCTGCAGGCGCTGCCCCGGCTGGGCGCCGCCGAACTGGTGCCGCTGGTGGCCGACTACGCCCGCCGCTACGTCGAGCGGGGCCGCTGCCCGGCCGACGACCCGGCCGATCCCGCCGTCTGA
- a CDS encoding sigma factor-like helix-turn-helix DNA-binding protein, translated as MSGTPEALYDAHAARIYAYCWALVGDGADAATRDTFVAAMQHPPHGDAVLWMYALARSVCLEHGALSGAFSPGGAARRAGRFPDPLLRAAARLRADHREVLLLSAGQWLDEPDIAVVLGVAPDTVRQLLHTARVRLERAVVDLLMREPGSPYDQEIITAFERGMLPRLLARRAPERPPAALREQVLRACAAELERPLSTMAAPSPLVTIGPVTTRRHTLARQAKGAGAIAALAASAAAAVGLLASWTGSGGGDGLSALAPPLGQGGGPSSAGSPSPDSPGSAKGSGGGGRSPQTSRTDPYYVTQPPSRPAPPPGIPGLPGSPTPAPSPDPAPDGESPAPRDPGSPKPTPDPSAPSPNPRPSDPPSPQPSDPPAPDPTDPPSPQPSDPPEPAPTDPADPTDPPEPAPTAPTDPSDAPSPDTSPSPAPSQDS; from the coding sequence ATGTCGGGGACTCCGGAGGCCCTCTACGACGCACACGCCGCACGCATCTACGCCTACTGCTGGGCGCTGGTAGGGGACGGTGCCGATGCGGCGACGCGCGACACGTTCGTGGCGGCGATGCAGCACCCGCCGCACGGGGACGCCGTGCTGTGGATGTACGCGCTCGCCCGGTCGGTCTGCCTGGAGCACGGCGCGCTGAGCGGGGCCTTCTCCCCAGGCGGCGCCGCAAGGCGGGCCGGGCGGTTCCCCGACCCGCTGCTGCGCGCCGCGGCGCGGCTGCGGGCCGACCACCGGGAGGTGCTGCTGCTGTCGGCCGGCCAGTGGCTGGACGAACCCGACATCGCCGTGGTGCTGGGCGTGGCCCCCGACACGGTCCGCCAGCTGCTGCACACCGCCCGCGTCCGGCTGGAGCGCGCGGTGGTGGACCTGCTGATGCGCGAGCCCGGCTCCCCCTACGACCAGGAGATCATCACCGCCTTCGAACGCGGCATGCTGCCCCGCCTGCTGGCCCGCCGGGCGCCGGAGCGGCCGCCGGCGGCGCTGCGCGAGCAGGTGCTGCGGGCCTGCGCCGCCGAGCTGGAGCGGCCGCTGTCGACCATGGCGGCGCCCTCTCCGCTGGTGACGATCGGCCCGGTCACCACCCGGCGGCACACCCTGGCCCGGCAGGCCAAGGGCGCGGGCGCCATCGCCGCCCTGGCCGCCTCGGCCGCCGCCGCGGTCGGGCTGCTGGCCTCCTGGACGGGCAGCGGCGGCGGGGACGGCCTGTCGGCTCTGGCGCCGCCTCTGGGTCAGGGCGGCGGGCCGTCGTCGGCCGGTTCGCCCTCCCCGGACTCCCCGGGCTCCGCCAAGGGCTCCGGCGGGGGCGGCCGCAGTCCGCAGACCTCGAGGACGGACCCCTACTACGTGACGCAGCCGCCGAGCCGTCCGGCGCCGCCCCCGGGCATCCCCGGCCTGCCCGGCAGCCCGACCCCGGCCCCGAGCCCGGACCCGGCGCCCGACGGGGAGTCCCCCGCGCCGAGGGACCCGGGCTCCCCCAAGCCCACGCCGGACCCGTCGGCCCCCTCGCCGAATCCACGGCCCTCCGATCCGCCGAGCCCGCAGCCCAGCGACCCGCCGGCCCCCGACCCCACCGACCCGCCGAGCCCGCAGCCCAGCGACCCGCCGGAGCCGGCGCCGACCGACCCGGCCGATCCCACCGACCCGCCGGAGCCGGCGCCGACCGCTCCCACCGACCCGAGCGACGCGCCGTCCCCCGACACGTCGCCGTCACCGGCCCCGTCCCAGGACTCCTGA
- a CDS encoding acyl-CoA dehydrogenase family protein, whose product MFIDLTDQQQRLRAELREYFRTCLTDEQRAAIAADPFGPAYIEHCKRLGAAGMLGVGLPKEYGGRGFGPLEQQIFVNEITRAEVPYPLITLNTVAPTILQYGTEEQKEFFLPKIVRGECHFAIGYSEPGAGTDLAALRTTAVRDGDHYVVNGQKIFTSGAQTADYIWLAARTDPQAERHRGISILIVDCRDPGFSWTPIITMDGQHHTNATYYQDVKVPADMLIGEENKGWDLIVNQLNHERVTLGPAGNIGRLRDRFVHWARTTAGADGRPLIERPEVRRALARVHARLRVNELLNWQVAAEADLGWLSAPGASATKIYGSEQMMEVGRIIGETLARHGDPGDPATADLIAKVDRAVKGALVLTFGGGVNEIQREIIAMLGLGLPRAPR is encoded by the coding sequence GTGTTCATCGACCTGACCGACCAGCAGCAGCGGCTGCGCGCCGAGCTGCGCGAGTACTTTCGCACCTGCCTGACCGACGAGCAGCGCGCCGCCATCGCCGCCGACCCGTTCGGGCCCGCCTACATCGAGCACTGCAAGCGGCTCGGCGCCGCCGGGATGCTCGGCGTCGGGCTGCCCAAGGAGTACGGCGGGCGCGGCTTCGGCCCGCTCGAACAGCAGATCTTCGTCAACGAGATCACCCGGGCCGAGGTGCCCTACCCGCTGATCACGCTCAACACGGTGGCGCCGACGATCCTGCAGTACGGCACCGAGGAGCAAAAGGAGTTCTTCCTGCCGAAGATCGTCCGGGGGGAGTGCCACTTCGCCATCGGCTACAGCGAGCCGGGCGCCGGCACCGACCTGGCCGCGCTGCGCACCACCGCGGTCCGCGACGGCGACCACTACGTGGTCAACGGGCAGAAGATCTTCACCTCGGGGGCGCAGACCGCCGACTACATCTGGCTGGCCGCCCGCACCGACCCGCAGGCCGAGCGGCACCGCGGCATCTCCATCCTGATCGTCGACTGCCGCGACCCCGGCTTCTCCTGGACGCCGATCATCACCATGGACGGCCAGCACCACACCAACGCCACCTACTACCAGGACGTCAAGGTGCCGGCCGACATGCTGATCGGCGAGGAGAACAAAGGCTGGGACCTGATCGTCAACCAGCTCAACCACGAACGGGTGACGCTCGGCCCGGCCGGCAACATCGGCCGCCTGCGCGACCGGTTCGTCCACTGGGCCCGCACCACCGCCGGCGCCGACGGCCGCCCGTTGATCGAACGTCCCGAGGTGCGCCGCGCCCTGGCCCGGGTGCACGCCCGCCTGCGCGTCAACGAGCTGCTCAACTGGCAGGTGGCGGCCGAGGCGGATCTGGGCTGGCTGAGCGCCCCCGGCGCCTCGGCCACCAAGATCTACGGCTCGGAGCAGATGATGGAGGTGGGCCGCATCATCGGTGAGACGCTGGCCCGCCACGGCGACCCCGGCGATCCGGCCACCGCCGACCTCATCGCCAAGGTCGACCGCGCGGTCAAGGGCGCGCTGGTGCTCACCTTCGGCGGCGGCGTCAACGAGATCCAGCGGGAGATCATCGCCATGCTCGGCCTGGGCCTGCCCCGGGCCCCCCGCTGA
- a CDS encoding NAD-dependent epimerase/dehydratase family protein, which yields MKIAVTGASGFVGGAVCRALAERGVQTFAYGRRAHTPPEHIGGARYRSWDITTGPLPDAPRVDAVIHCAGSVTDWGPIGDFFRVNWIGTKNVLASFPGARFVHVSTASVYDPHRPTVRARESQAPVTRYLNGYGASKAAAERVVLAAMRERPAIILRPHAVYGPGDTTLLPRVLSAVRGPVLPAVGDGRQLISLTSIGNLVQACLLAATGPVTTGIFNVTDAEPVVLDEALRQILAERGIRARPVYLPLPAAWPLACAVEGAFLAAGSRRPPRLTRYALSHLAVERTLDITAARTVLGYDPAPTGLAGAAAW from the coding sequence GTGAAGATCGCAGTGACCGGGGCCTCGGGCTTCGTCGGGGGCGCCGTCTGCCGCGCCCTGGCCGAACGCGGCGTCCAGACGTTCGCCTACGGCCGCCGCGCCCACACCCCGCCCGAGCACATCGGCGGCGCCCGCTACCGATCCTGGGACATCACCACCGGCCCGCTCCCGGACGCGCCGCGGGTGGACGCGGTCATCCACTGCGCCGGCAGCGTCACCGACTGGGGGCCGATCGGCGATTTCTTCCGCGTCAACTGGATCGGCACCAAGAACGTCCTGGCGTCCTTTCCCGGGGCGCGGTTCGTCCACGTCAGCACCGCCAGCGTCTATGACCCGCACCGTCCCACCGTGCGGGCGCGCGAATCGCAGGCGCCGGTCACCCGCTACCTCAACGGTTACGGCGCCTCCAAGGCCGCCGCCGAACGCGTGGTGCTGGCCGCCATGCGCGAACGCCCGGCGATCATCCTGCGCCCGCACGCCGTCTACGGGCCCGGCGACACCACCCTGCTGCCCCGCGTCCTGTCGGCGGTGCGCGGCCCGGTGCTGCCCGCCGTCGGGGACGGGCGGCAGCTCATCAGCCTCACCTCGATCGGCAACCTGGTGCAGGCCTGCCTGCTGGCGGCCACCGGCCCGGTCACCACCGGGATCTTCAACGTCACCGACGCCGAACCGGTGGTGCTCGATGAGGCCCTGCGGCAGATCCTGGCCGAGCGGGGCATCCGCGCCCGCCCGGTCTACCTGCCGCTGCCGGCCGCATGGCCGCTGGCCTGCGCCGTCGAGGGCGCCTTCCTGGCCGCCGGAAGCCGCCGCCCGCCCCGCCTGACCCGTTACGCCCTCAGCCATCTGGCGGTGGAGCGCACCCTCGACATCACCGCCGCCCGCACGGTCCTCGGCTACGACCCGGCCCCCACCGGCCTGGCGGGCGCCGCCGCCTGGTGA
- a CDS encoding helix-turn-helix transcriptional regulator: MRASRLVSLVLLLQARGTMTARELARELEVSERTVYRDVLALSEAGVPVYAEQGRRGGYRLVDGYRTRLTGLSRTEAEALFLAGLPGPAEDMGLAEAVAAARLKVLAALPPSLQDAPARTGQRFHLDVAGWFDDAGPPPMLAALARAVWRDETVVLRYRRDREVTRRADPYGLVLKGGVWYLVARVGEDLRTYRVGRVTAVEPTGESFVRDETFDLKAFWAERAAQFVETLLTGTVTIRLSREGARALRHAVEAPAARRALEAAGEPDGQGRITTRLPVESLDVAYTQLLRLGPEVEVLDPPELRERMAEAARRHAALYR; encoded by the coding sequence GTGCGGGCGTCCAGGCTGGTGTCGTTGGTGCTGTTGCTGCAGGCGCGGGGGACGATGACGGCCCGGGAACTGGCGCGGGAGCTGGAGGTCTCCGAGCGGACCGTCTACCGGGACGTGCTGGCGCTGTCGGAGGCGGGCGTCCCGGTGTACGCCGAGCAGGGCCGGCGCGGCGGCTACCGGCTGGTGGACGGGTACCGGACGCGGCTGACCGGGCTGAGCCGCACCGAGGCCGAGGCGCTGTTTCTGGCCGGGCTGCCCGGGCCGGCCGAGGACATGGGGCTGGCCGAGGCGGTGGCCGCCGCGCGGCTGAAGGTGCTGGCGGCGCTGCCGCCCTCGCTGCAGGACGCCCCGGCCCGCACCGGGCAGCGCTTCCACCTGGATGTGGCCGGGTGGTTCGACGACGCCGGGCCGCCGCCCATGCTGGCGGCGCTGGCCAGGGCGGTCTGGCGGGACGAGACGGTGGTGCTGCGCTACCGGCGCGACCGGGAGGTGACGCGCCGGGCCGACCCTTACGGCCTGGTCCTCAAAGGCGGCGTGTGGTACCTGGTGGCCCGGGTCGGGGAGGACCTGCGCACCTACCGGGTGGGCCGGGTGACCGCCGTGGAGCCCACCGGGGAGTCGTTCGTCCGGGACGAGACGTTCGACCTGAAGGCCTTCTGGGCCGAGCGGGCCGCGCAGTTCGTGGAGACGCTGCTGACCGGCACCGTCACCATCAGGCTGAGCCGGGAGGGGGCGCGGGCGCTGCGGCACGCGGTCGAGGCCCCGGCCGCCCGGCGGGCGCTGGAGGCGGCCGGTGAACCCGACGGGCAGGGGCGGATCACCACCCGGCTGCCCGTCGAGTCCCTGGACGTGGCCTACACCCAGCTGCTGCGGCTCGGCCCCGAGGTGGAGGTGCTCGACCCTCCCGAGCTGCGCGAACGCATGGCCGAGGCCGCCCGCCGGCACGCCGCGCTCTACCGGTAG
- a CDS encoding TetR family transcriptional regulator — translation MTAEPMTATGGRQPVRTRSQAERRRKIVKTAAALASRGGVEAMQMRTVAERAGVALGTLYRYFPSKMDLVVAVVDEELDLLQNSISRRPPHGATPAERAMEVLTRATRGLMREPELTEALIRALMLTEIPVGFGDRMTRMLLHAATGEEEISVQDPRWALGRALASAWVMEMIELLRGRSNPEEIHNRLETAAARLIDF, via the coding sequence GTGACGGCAGAGCCGATGACGGCGACCGGCGGGCGGCAGCCGGTGCGGACCCGCAGCCAGGCCGAGCGCCGCAGGAAGATCGTCAAAACGGCGGCCGCGCTGGCCTCCCGGGGCGGGGTCGAGGCGATGCAGATGCGCACGGTGGCCGAGCGCGCCGGAGTCGCCCTCGGCACCCTGTACCGCTACTTCCCGTCCAAGATGGACCTGGTCGTCGCGGTGGTGGACGAGGAGCTGGACCTGCTGCAAAACAGCATCAGCCGCCGCCCGCCGCACGGGGCGACCCCCGCCGAGCGGGCGATGGAGGTGCTGACCCGGGCCACCCGGGGGCTGATGCGCGAGCCGGAACTGACCGAGGCGCTGATCCGCGCGCTGATGCTCACCGAGATCCCGGTCGGCTTCGGCGACCGGATGACCCGGATGCTGCTGCACGCGGCCACCGGCGAGGAGGAGATCTCGGTCCAGGACCCGCGCTGGGCGCTGGGCCGCGCGCTGGCCAGCGCCTGGGTCATGGAGATGATCGAACTGCTGCGCGGCCGCTCCAACCCCGAGGAGATCCACAACCGGCTGGAGACCGCCGCCGCCCGCCTGATCGACTTCTAA
- a CDS encoding SDR family oxidoreductase, which produces MKDTLNGKLNGKVALVAGATRGAGRGIAVQLGAAGATVYATGRSTRERRSEIGRPETIEETAELVTAAGGQGIAVPCDHLDPAQVRALIDRIEREQGRLDVLVNDIFGGDHLTEWDTPVWEHSLENGLRVLRLAIDTHIITSHFALPLLLRRPGGLVVEIGDGTTEYNDTHYRVSLFYDLSKVAVNRMAFALAKEIGPRGATAVALTPGWLRSELMLDSYGVTEDNWRDALVKEPHFAISETPAFVGRAVVALAADPEVARWNGQSLSSGQLARVYGFTDVDGSRPDAWRYAKEVQDAGKPADVTGYR; this is translated from the coding sequence ATGAAGGACACGCTGAACGGAAAGCTGAACGGAAAGGTCGCGCTGGTCGCCGGGGCGACGCGGGGCGCGGGCCGGGGCATCGCCGTGCAGCTGGGCGCCGCCGGGGCCACCGTCTATGCGACCGGGCGGAGCACCCGCGAGCGCCGCTCGGAGATCGGCCGTCCGGAGACCATCGAAGAGACCGCCGAGCTGGTCACCGCCGCCGGCGGGCAGGGCATCGCGGTGCCGTGCGACCACCTGGACCCCGCACAGGTGCGCGCCCTCATCGACCGCATCGAGCGCGAGCAGGGCCGGCTGGACGTGCTGGTCAACGACATCTTCGGCGGCGACCACCTGACCGAGTGGGACACCCCGGTCTGGGAGCACTCCCTGGAGAACGGGCTGCGGGTGCTGCGGCTGGCCATCGACACCCACATCATCACCAGCCACTTCGCCCTGCCGCTGCTGCTGCGCCGCCCCGGCGGGCTGGTGGTGGAGATCGGCGACGGCACCACCGAGTACAACGACACCCACTACCGGGTCTCGCTGTTTTACGACCTGTCCAAGGTCGCGGTGAACCGCATGGCGTTCGCGCTGGCCAAGGAGATCGGCCCGCGCGGGGCGACGGCGGTGGCGCTGACCCCCGGGTGGCTGCGCTCGGAGCTCATGCTCGACTCCTACGGCGTCACCGAGGACAACTGGCGGGACGCGCTGGTCAAGGAGCCCCACTTTGCGATCTCCGAGACCCCCGCCTTCGTGGGGCGGGCGGTGGTCGCGCTGGCGGCCGATCCCGAGGTGGCGCGCTGGAACGGCCAGTCGCTGTCCAGCGGGCAGCTCGCCCGGGTCTATGGGTTCACCGACGTGGACGGCAGCCGCCCGGACGCCTGGCGTTACGCCAAGGAGGTCCAGGACGCCGGCAAGCCCGCCGACGTCACCGGCTACCGGTAG
- a CDS encoding ComEA family DNA-binding protein produces the protein MSESSQQPYPPRDSSTPPPPPPPPDPPVINLQVPVNVHHHHHLTPPPNPPAVVRDPTSVHLFHFAVTLLTCGMWLPVWVVHAIVMALQKSQQTLPPVGQPLSPEQANRAAVEEAKARARRRQEARALAAQNPMMARELLIGRPDIPGRQYDDGGLIDVNSVPATELARLGIDPQTAQRIVQLRAQTGGFTSAEELAMLADLPPHLLPNLLEYGLYLR, from the coding sequence ATGTCCGAATCGTCACAGCAGCCGTACCCGCCGCGCGACTCGTCCACCCCGCCGCCTCCTCCCCCACCGCCGGACCCTCCGGTGATCAACCTCCAGGTGCCGGTGAACGTGCACCATCACCACCACCTCACGCCCCCGCCGAACCCGCCGGCCGTGGTGCGCGACCCCACCTCCGTTCACCTGTTCCACTTCGCCGTGACGCTGCTGACCTGCGGGATGTGGCTGCCGGTGTGGGTCGTCCACGCGATCGTCATGGCCCTGCAGAAGTCGCAGCAGACGCTTCCCCCCGTGGGGCAGCCGCTGTCCCCCGAGCAGGCCAACCGGGCCGCCGTCGAGGAGGCCAAAGCGCGGGCGCGGCGCCGCCAGGAGGCGCGGGCGCTGGCCGCGCAGAACCCGATGATGGCGCGGGAGCTGCTCATCGGACGGCCCGACATCCCCGGCCGGCAGTACGACGACGGCGGGCTGATCGACGTCAACTCCGTCCCGGCCACGGAGCTGGCCCGGCTCGGCATCGACCCGCAGACCGCCCAGCGGATCGTCCAGCTGCGCGCGCAGACCGGCGGCTTCACCTCCGCCGAGGAGCTGGCCATGCTGGCCGACCTGCCGCCGCACCTGCTCCCCAACCTTCTGGAGTACGGCCTGTACCTGCGCTGA